One genomic segment of Myxococcales bacterium includes these proteins:
- a CDS encoding OmpA family protein codes for MNRLLLVSLGLPSSLALVLAASTASAQVTFGGSASGSAAAPAPAPAPAAPKVPAAAAAAPVAAAPPPASAPVVGALAEGDNNKEGNEADAEWAERDRALMESSTLHGQLGLLRTPHAQGGAPGQFRLGFTTEYFSAGFLCTAKFPCPSTAPGGTAVQTDSLDHFGGTISLGVSIAKWLEAYASTSAYGNSSNANRPSLLQVLGDTNLGARVHGALAKTFHVGGFAELWLVNGSGRVGLEGGGTGFKFGPVATLDLRGMQKPVPLRTSLALNYMFDNTAKVVERTEQLRGQPVTRIERFGLGVNRVDHFDIGLGVEGLFADERVRPFAEYTVIVPVNRQGYACRLNNPSSDLCMKNEPLAPQRITLGSRFLPWKRGFGLTAAFDFGVSGTKTFVEELAPVAPWTLFLGAGWNVDTQDRPPVVKLRTVEKIIERTVVRGRVKGFVHEKDKQEGIANAIVAYENHPEITSMVTGPDGRFTTQELGEGGYGFLVKVDGYKDGQCTATVVKGAPEVNADCVLEALPRVGTIVGRVRDAATQAPIQSATVKVVDAAKKESSLGTDGQGSFRVADVPPGTVSFTVEADGYLVQVMPSDIKARQDNPVDILLTPKPKNALVTVGKTEITIKQQIQFAVDSAVILPESQALMTEIADAMIRTARIRRVEIQGHTDNTGTPDRNKTLSEQRAEAVRGWLVDHGVGPDRIAAKGYGQTKPLVPNVTAANKARNRRVQFVILEQDPAPAATPATRK; via the coding sequence ATGAACCGACTTCTATTGGTTTCGCTTGGCTTGCCGTCCTCCCTCGCCCTCGTGCTCGCTGCGTCCACGGCGTCGGCGCAGGTCACCTTCGGAGGGAGCGCGAGCGGAAGCGCCGCGGCTCCGGCTCCGGCTCCGGCTCCCGCCGCGCCGAAGGTGCCGGCAGCGGCTGCAGCCGCGCCAGTGGCCGCCGCGCCGCCGCCTGCGTCGGCTCCCGTCGTCGGGGCCCTCGCCGAGGGCGACAACAACAAGGAGGGCAACGAAGCCGACGCCGAATGGGCCGAACGCGATCGCGCCCTCATGGAGTCGAGCACGCTGCACGGTCAGCTAGGCCTCCTGCGAACTCCGCACGCGCAAGGCGGAGCGCCGGGCCAGTTTCGTTTAGGCTTCACGACCGAGTACTTCTCCGCCGGCTTCCTCTGCACCGCCAAGTTTCCTTGCCCGAGCACAGCGCCCGGCGGCACCGCCGTGCAAACCGACTCGCTCGATCACTTCGGTGGGACGATCTCCCTCGGCGTCTCGATCGCGAAATGGCTCGAGGCGTACGCCTCGACGAGCGCCTACGGCAACTCGAGCAACGCCAATCGTCCCTCGCTCCTTCAGGTCCTCGGCGACACGAACCTCGGAGCGCGCGTGCACGGCGCTCTGGCAAAGACGTTCCATGTCGGCGGCTTCGCCGAACTCTGGCTCGTCAACGGTTCGGGGCGCGTGGGTCTCGAGGGCGGCGGCACGGGCTTCAAGTTTGGGCCCGTCGCCACCCTCGACCTCCGCGGCATGCAGAAGCCGGTGCCGCTCCGCACGAGCCTCGCGCTCAACTACATGTTCGACAACACCGCCAAGGTCGTTGAACGCACCGAGCAGCTCCGCGGTCAGCCGGTGACGCGCATCGAGCGCTTCGGTCTCGGCGTCAATCGCGTCGACCACTTCGACATCGGCCTCGGCGTCGAAGGCCTCTTCGCGGACGAGCGCGTGCGCCCCTTCGCCGAATACACGGTCATCGTTCCCGTGAATCGGCAGGGTTACGCGTGCCGCCTCAACAACCCGTCGAGCGACCTCTGCATGAAGAACGAGCCGCTTGCGCCGCAGCGGATCACGTTGGGCAGCCGCTTCCTCCCGTGGAAGCGCGGCTTCGGTCTGACGGCGGCCTTCGACTTCGGCGTGTCGGGCACCAAGACCTTCGTCGAGGAGCTGGCGCCGGTCGCGCCGTGGACGCTCTTCCTCGGCGCCGGCTGGAACGTCGACACGCAGGACCGGCCGCCCGTCGTGAAGCTCCGCACGGTGGAGAAGATCATCGAGCGGACCGTGGTGCGCGGTCGCGTGAAGGGCTTCGTCCACGAGAAGGACAAGCAAGAGGGCATCGCCAACGCCATCGTCGCCTACGAGAACCACCCCGAGATCACGTCGATGGTGACGGGGCCCGATGGCCGGTTCACGACGCAAGAGCTCGGCGAGGGCGGCTACGGCTTCCTCGTCAAGGTCGATGGCTACAAGGACGGCCAGTGCACGGCCACCGTCGTGAAGGGCGCGCCCGAGGTCAACGCCGATTGCGTCCTCGAGGCGCTGCCGCGCGTCGGCACCATCGTCGGTCGCGTTCGCGACGCGGCGACGCAAGCCCCCATTCAAAGCGCGACGGTCAAGGTCGTCGACGCGGCGAAGAAGGAGAGCTCGCTCGGGACCGACGGCCAAGGGTCGTTCCGCGTGGCCGACGTTCCGCCGGGCACTGTGAGCTTCACCGTCGAAGCCGACGGTTACCTCGTCCAAGTGATGCCCAGCGACATCAAGGCGCGGCAAGACAACCCCGTCGACATCTTGCTGACGCCGAAGCCGAAGAACGCGCTCGTCACCGTCGGCAAGACCGAGATCACCATCAAGCAGCAGATCCAGTTCGCCGTCGATTCGGCCGTCATCCTGCCGGAGTCGCAGGCGCTGATGACCGAAATCGCCGACGCCATGATCCGCACCGCTCGCATCCGTCGCGTCGAGATCCAAGGTCACACCGACAACACCGGCACGCCGGACCGCAACAAGACGCTCAGCG